CTGTTGCCTCCGTTGCTTGCGCGGGCGTGCACGCATGCATGCATGCATGTTGTTGCACACCTCATCTTGCCATCGGGCACAGCCGCTGCATCTTTCCGCCTACCAATCGCGTTAGAGTCTGGCGACGTCCACAAGCCCCGCCATTGCCAATGCCAAACTTGCAAGACGCCTCCATGCCCACGCCACGCCGCCGCATGCCGTTGCTGCTCCGGCTGCTCCCCATCGGCGCCTGCCTGCTGGCGCTGGGCTGCGCGAGCCCACGAGCGCCGCCATCGTCGTCCACATACAGCACCTCGCCGCTGACGACCGAACAATCGAATGGCGTTGCGATCCATGCACTGGGCCTGGTTGGCACGCCGTACCGCTATGGCGGCAACACGCCCGAAGGCGGGTTCGATTGCAGCGGCCTCATCGGCTACGTGTACAGAAACAACGCGGGCCAGGCCATGCCGCGCACGGTGGCGAGCTTGGCCGGGTTCGGCCGCCCTGTGCCGGCGTCCGACATCCGCTCGGGCGACCTGGTGCTCTTCGGCGCGTCCACGCCGTCGCATGCGGGCATCTATGTCGGCGCGGGGCAGTTCGTGCATGCGCCATCGACCGGCGGCGAAGTGCGGCTCGATCGGCTCGACGGCGCCTATTGGTCGCGCCAGCCGATGCAGGCGCGCCGGCTCTGAATTCGGGTTTTCCATTACGCAAAGCCACGCACGCGGCCCGCGCGGTCCGACGGATGCGGGTTCGAGGCGGGCGGGGAACACTCCCGGGTTCAATACCGAGGAGACATTCCCATGCACAGCATCCGCCGCCACCTGGTGTGGCTCGCCGTGGCCGTGCTCGGCGCATTCGCGCTGGGCACCGTCGCCCTGACGCGCGGTGAAAGCGTCAACGCCCTGTGGGTGGTGACCGCCGCAATCTGCACCTACCTGATCGCCTACCGCTACTACAGCCTGTTCATCGCCGAGAAGGTGCTGGTGCTCGATGGCAACCGCAAGACGCCGGCGCACCGCCACAACGACGGGCTCGACTACGTGCCGACCGACAAGAACGTGCTGTTCGGCCACCACTTCGCGGCCATTGCGGGCGCGGGCCCGCTGGTGGGCCCGGTGCTTGCGGCGCAGATGGGCTACCTGCCCGGGCTCTTGTGGGTGCTGGCGGGCGTGGTGTTCGCGGGCGCGGTGCAAGACTTCATCATTCTCTTCATCTCCACGCGGCGCGACGGCCGCTCGCTCGGCGACCTCGTCAAGCAGGAGATGGGCACGGTGCCCGGAATGATCGCGCTCTTCGGCACCTTCATGATCATGATCATCATCCTTGCCGTGCTGGCGCTGATCGTGGTGAAGGCGCTGGCCGAATCGCCGTGGGGCACCTTCACGGTCGCGGCCACCATTCCGGTGGCGCTGTTCATGGGCGTGTACCTGCGTTTCATTCGCCCGGGGCGCATCGGCGAGGTGTCGCTGATCGGCTTCGTGCTGCTGATGCTTGCCATCTTCGGCGGCCAGGCCGTGAGCCAGAACCCCGCATG
The Variovorax paradoxus genome window above contains:
- a CDS encoding C40 family peptidase produces the protein MQDASMPTPRRRMPLLLRLLPIGACLLALGCASPRAPPSSSTYSTSPLTTEQSNGVAIHALGLVGTPYRYGGNTPEGGFDCSGLIGYVYRNNAGQAMPRTVASLAGFGRPVPASDIRSGDLVLFGASTPSHAGIYVGAGQFVHAPSTGGEVRLDRLDGAYWSRQPMQARRL